One Deinococcus planocerae DNA segment encodes these proteins:
- a CDS encoding bifunctional metallophosphatase/5'-nucleotidase encodes MPTRTLPLATLTLALVACSPDPVPPGPPVTLQFLDVSDWHAQLDPLSVGSGTGAYQVGGAAVLSAYFKQDRASNPNTLTLTGGDAYGASPPLSGFFGEVPAVEAMNAMGFDADTFGNHNFDRGTAFLQGLIDRAKFSYLSANLENLGANLRNVAPYKIFTVGGVKVAVVGLTNPEAPTLVAPGALGTLVVTDPVAAATRTRAAALAQGAQVFVAITHLGVTGQDASRAATGPLIDFAKSVRGFDVIFGDHTNEKFSGFVGDALVVENLSKGASYAKVSVTYDHASRRVTDRVNTFVEPRVDAVTPDPAVEQVLAPYRAQLAQQLDRRVGVATDVFPRGGNVERLQEVALGDLIADAFRARYGTQLAIQNGGSIRSPLPSSYAPQDKSLRRPAPGYQPGPPYDLVAGDVYSVLPFGNTVVTRTVTGTQLYAALENSVSALPAASGRFLQVSGFSFTYDVSRPVGSRIVSVTLDGGTPIQRDATTYTLALSDFTNSGGDEYTMFADGQGTTREPDAQVVLEYIQGLGTVTPTVGQRIRAVGGN; translated from the coding sequence ATGCCCACCAGGACCCTGCCGCTCGCCACCCTGACCCTCGCGCTCGTGGCCTGCTCCCCCGACCCCGTGCCCCCGGGGCCGCCCGTCACCCTCCAGTTCCTCGACGTGTCGGACTGGCACGCGCAACTCGACCCCCTGAGCGTGGGCAGCGGCACAGGTGCCTACCAGGTGGGCGGCGCGGCTGTGCTCAGCGCGTACTTCAAGCAGGACCGCGCGAGCAACCCCAACACCCTCACCCTCACCGGCGGCGATGCCTACGGGGCGTCCCCGCCCCTGTCGGGCTTCTTCGGTGAGGTGCCCGCCGTGGAGGCCATGAACGCGATGGGCTTCGACGCGGACACCTTCGGCAACCACAACTTCGACCGGGGCACGGCCTTCCTCCAGGGACTCATCGACCGGGCCAAGTTCTCGTACCTCTCCGCGAACCTGGAGAATCTGGGCGCGAACCTGAGGAACGTGGCCCCGTACAAGATCTTCACCGTCGGCGGGGTGAAGGTCGCCGTGGTCGGGCTGACCAACCCCGAGGCGCCCACCCTGGTCGCGCCGGGCGCGCTGGGCACCCTGGTGGTCACGGACCCCGTCGCGGCGGCGACCCGGACGCGGGCCGCCGCGCTCGCCCAGGGCGCCCAGGTCTTCGTGGCGATCACGCACCTGGGGGTGACCGGCCAGGACGCCTCGCGGGCGGCGACTGGGCCCCTGATCGATTTCGCCAAGAGCGTGCGCGGCTTCGACGTGATCTTCGGGGACCACACCAACGAGAAGTTCAGCGGCTTCGTGGGGGACGCCCTGGTCGTGGAGAACCTCAGCAAGGGCGCGAGCTACGCGAAGGTCAGCGTCACCTATGACCACGCGAGCCGCCGGGTGACGGACCGCGTGAACACCTTCGTCGAGCCGCGCGTGGACGCCGTCACGCCCGACCCCGCCGTCGAGCAGGTGCTCGCCCCCTACCGCGCCCAGCTCGCCCAGCAGCTCGACCGCCGAGTCGGGGTGGCCACCGACGTGTTCCCGCGTGGGGGCAATGTCGAGCGGTTGCAGGAGGTCGCGCTGGGCGACCTGATCGCGGACGCCTTCCGGGCCCGCTACGGCACCCAGCTCGCCATCCAGAACGGCGGCAGCATCCGCAGCCCGCTGCCCTCCAGCTACGCGCCGCAGGACAAGAGCCTGCGCCGCCCCGCTCCCGGGTACCAGCCGGGGCCGCCCTACGACCTGGTGGCCGGGGACGTGTACTCGGTGCTGCCCTTCGGGAACACCGTCGTGACCCGCACCGTCACGGGCACGCAGCTCTACGCCGCGCTGGAGAACAGCGTCTCGGCCCTCCCCGCCGCCAGCGGGCGCTTCCTGCAGGTCTCGGGCTTCTCGTTCACGTACGACGTGAGCCGGCCGGTGGGGTCGCGCATCGTCAGCGTCACCCTGGACGGCGGCACGCCGATCCAGAGGGACGCCACGACCTACACCCTGGCCCTGAGCGACTTCACCAACAGCGGCGGGGACGAGTACACCATGTTCGCTGACGGGCAGGGCACCACCCGGGAGCCCGACGCGCAGGTGGTCCTCGAGTACATCCAGGGGCTCGGCACGGTGACGCCCACGGTCGGGCAGCGTATCCGGGCAGTGGGCGGAAATTGA
- a CDS encoding sigma factor-like helix-turn-helix DNA-binding protein, producing the protein MEDGRSHTLEEIGLRHGVTRERVRQVLLRCRRTVRYQLSRAERGNVDRPLRHLGHALRPLTHDETSLLSPDRTAQVVVHHLDHLDLHVGAHLVEGLARENKDRGVTVTIHAAAKTLLCDLLAEERWQRVLHGRLADLLRDVRFPGGERAYTPEELGLLARCSAPASPVTGRGSTAATSATRWPTTPRRRGASCNTWRPTPPCGRTRNSRWRFLRT; encoded by the coding sequence CTGGAAGACGGTCGCAGCCACACCCTAGAAGAGATCGGCCTGCGCCACGGCGTCACCCGTGAACGGGTTCGGCAGGTCCTGCTGCGCTGCCGCCGGACCGTCCGGTACCAGCTCAGCCGTGCCGAACGCGGGAACGTCGACCGACCCCTGCGGCATCTGGGCCACGCCTTGCGGCCGCTCACGCATGACGAAACCAGTCTGCTCTCTCCGGATCGGACCGCCCAGGTCGTCGTGCACCACCTGGACCACCTTGACCTCCATGTCGGCGCTCACCTGGTGGAGGGGCTGGCGAGGGAAAACAAGGACCGCGGTGTCACGGTGACCATTCACGCGGCGGCCAAGACCCTGCTGTGCGACCTGCTCGCCGAGGAACGGTGGCAGCGCGTCCTGCACGGTCGATTGGCCGACCTCCTGCGCGACGTGCGCTTTCCAGGCGGGGAGCGTGCCTACACTCCGGAGGAACTGGGCCTGCTGGCCCGCTGCTCCGCGCCCGCGAGCCCCGTGACGGGGAGGGGTTCTACAGCCGCAACCTCGGCCACCCGGTGGCCTACGACTCCAAGACGGAGGGGCGCGTCCTGCAACACCTGGAGGCCCACCCCGCCGTGCGGGCGTACCAGGAACAGCCGCTGGCGATTCCTACGAACATGA